The proteins below come from a single Agromyces flavus genomic window:
- a CDS encoding GMC oxidoreductase: protein MTRPERAQRDEAARYPESVDVAIVGSGPTGAAYARILSEQTPDASIAMFEVGPTVSDPPGAHVKNIEDQAKREEAQRRSQGPAADEATTRGPGSVTDGMRRARPGTYLLPTGYRLDGEDGLPVAAFSSNVGGMAAHWTGACPRPGGSERIAFLPDLDELLGEADRLLGVTMDAFDGAPFTALVRERLAAAVDEGREEWARVQRMPLAVHRRADGRLVWSGSDIVLGDVTRQNPNFTLFDESLVTTVLVEEGRAVGVTVRDLRSGEEHAVRARFVVVAADALRTPQLLWVSGIRPAALGHTLNDQAQVVYAARLRDVEAPAAEQVAASGALSEQSGVSWVPFTDDMPFHGQIMQLDASPVPLADDDPVVPGSIVGLGLFCAKDLQWDDRVEFSADRVDSYGMPAMTIHYRLTDRDHAVLDRAREEIVALANAVGEPIGDQPFTMPLGASLHYQGTTRMGETDDGRSVCSPDSEVWGIPGLFVAGNGVIPTATACNPTVTSVALAVRGARRITRELASV, encoded by the coding sequence ATGACTCGTCCTGAGCGAGCGCAGCGAGACGAAGCGGCTCGCTACCCCGAATCGGTCGACGTCGCCATCGTGGGGAGCGGCCCGACGGGCGCCGCCTACGCACGCATCCTGAGCGAGCAGACGCCGGATGCCTCGATCGCGATGTTCGAGGTCGGCCCGACGGTGTCCGACCCGCCGGGCGCCCACGTGAAGAACATCGAGGACCAGGCGAAGCGCGAGGAGGCGCAGCGGCGTTCGCAGGGCCCGGCGGCCGACGAGGCCACCACGCGCGGTCCGGGCTCGGTGACCGATGGAATGCGTCGCGCACGTCCGGGCACCTACCTGCTTCCCACCGGCTATCGACTCGACGGGGAGGATGGCCTTCCGGTGGCCGCCTTCTCGAGCAACGTCGGCGGCATGGCAGCCCACTGGACAGGTGCGTGCCCGCGCCCGGGCGGGAGCGAGCGCATCGCCTTCCTTCCCGACCTCGACGAGCTGCTCGGCGAGGCGGATCGCCTGCTCGGAGTGACGATGGATGCCTTCGACGGTGCGCCCTTCACCGCGCTCGTCCGAGAGCGGCTCGCCGCGGCGGTCGACGAGGGCCGCGAGGAGTGGGCGCGGGTGCAGCGCATGCCCCTGGCCGTGCACCGCCGGGCCGACGGGCGGCTGGTCTGGTCGGGATCCGACATCGTGCTCGGCGACGTCACGCGCCAGAACCCGAACTTCACGCTCTTCGACGAGTCGCTGGTCACGACAGTGCTCGTGGAAGAGGGTCGCGCCGTCGGCGTGACGGTGCGCGACCTGCGCTCCGGCGAGGAGCACGCCGTGCGCGCACGGTTCGTGGTGGTCGCCGCAGACGCGCTGCGGACTCCGCAGCTGCTGTGGGTTTCCGGCATTCGGCCCGCCGCGCTCGGACACACGCTCAACGACCAGGCGCAGGTGGTCTACGCCGCTCGACTGCGCGATGTGGAGGCTCCCGCGGCCGAGCAGGTCGCGGCATCCGGAGCGCTCAGCGAGCAGAGCGGCGTGAGCTGGGTGCCGTTCACCGACGACATGCCGTTCCACGGACAGATCATGCAGTTGGATGCTTCGCCCGTGCCACTCGCGGACGACGACCCCGTCGTGCCGGGCTCGATCGTCGGCCTCGGACTCTTCTGCGCGAAGGATCTGCAGTGGGACGACCGAGTCGAGTTCTCGGCCGACAGGGTCGACAGCTACGGCATGCCGGCGATGACGATCCACTACCGCCTCACCGACCGCGACCACGCCGTGCTCGACCGAGCGCGAGAGGAGATCGTCGCGCTCGCGAACGCGGTCGGAGAGCCGATCGGCGACCAGCCGTTCACGATGCCGCTGGGCGCGTCGCTGCACTACCAGGGCACGACCCGCATGGGCGAGACCGACGACGGAAGGTCGGTGTGCAGCCCCGACAGCGAGGTGTGGGGAATCCCGGGCCTCTTCGTCGCGGGCAACGGCGTGATTCCCACGGCCACCGCGTGCAACCCGACCGTCACCTCGGTGGCGCTCGCCGTCCGCGGAGCCCGCAGAATCACCCGAGAGCTTGCTTCTGTCTGA
- a CDS encoding TIM barrel protein, which yields MYQLAPNIELLFTEAGDYHDRVRAAAAAGFDAVEMWGPTGSDAPSQPKDLPALKAALEETGTQLTAQLSEPRTQFMIPPWDHSEFFRKLDEGVAIAQDLGCPRIVVGSGTGFGGWKRQVQLDKLIEIFQKAVAQIDGSGITLVLEPVNVRVDHPGSLLDRTAEGVYVAKGVDSAFFGVLYDIYHSAVEGEDMAAELANAEGLIKYVQLADAPGRGEPGSGSLDWAERLGILRASGYDGPIGLEYYPTVESVASVAFIREVAASA from the coding sequence GTGTACCAACTCGCACCCAACATCGAACTGCTCTTCACCGAAGCCGGCGACTATCACGACCGCGTGCGCGCCGCCGCGGCGGCAGGGTTCGACGCCGTGGAGATGTGGGGCCCGACAGGTTCGGACGCGCCGTCGCAGCCGAAGGACCTCCCTGCCCTCAAAGCGGCGCTCGAAGAGACCGGCACGCAGCTCACTGCGCAGCTCTCGGAGCCGCGCACGCAGTTCATGATCCCGCCGTGGGACCACTCCGAGTTCTTCCGCAAGCTCGACGAAGGCGTCGCGATCGCGCAAGACCTCGGCTGCCCGCGCATCGTCGTGGGAAGCGGCACCGGCTTCGGCGGGTGGAAGCGCCAGGTGCAGCTCGACAAGCTCATCGAGATCTTCCAGAAGGCGGTGGCCCAGATCGACGGGTCGGGGATCACCCTCGTGCTCGAGCCGGTCAACGTGCGCGTCGACCACCCCGGCTCGCTCCTGGACCGCACCGCCGAGGGCGTCTACGTCGCCAAGGGCGTGGACTCGGCGTTCTTCGGCGTGCTCTACGACATCTACCACTCGGCTGTCGAGGGCGAGGACATGGCGGCCGAGCTCGCGAACGCCGAGGGCCTCATCAAGTACGTGCAGCTCGCCGACGCACCGGGCCGCGGCGAGCCCGGCTCGGGATCGCTCGACTGGGCGGAGCGCCTCGGAATCCTGCGCGCGTCGGGCTACGACGGACCGATCGGCCTGGAGTACTACCCGACGGTCGAGTCCGTGGCATCCGTCGCCTTCATCCGCGAAGTGGCGGCGTCGGCATGA
- a CDS encoding C-glycoside deglycosidase beta subunit domain-containing protein, whose product MIPDRIIEQGTLTTDGTRASVEVRLPWYRALPASCIAGAKLSVDGVEAPAESLRWEMNGRTFTFAELVPNTEEWWFPTDSAVLSGDVPVAEDGEHKVAVELVLYIPYIVIGADEVLHIEEKDSKTMRAKKAVAA is encoded by the coding sequence GTGATCCCCGATCGCATCATCGAGCAGGGCACGCTCACGACCGATGGGACACGTGCCTCGGTCGAGGTCCGCCTGCCCTGGTACCGGGCGCTCCCGGCGTCGTGCATCGCCGGCGCGAAGCTCAGCGTCGACGGCGTCGAGGCGCCCGCAGAGTCGCTCCGGTGGGAGATGAACGGCAGGACGTTCACGTTCGCCGAGCTCGTGCCGAACACCGAGGAGTGGTGGTTCCCCACCGATTCGGCGGTGCTGTCCGGCGATGTCCCGGTGGCAGAGGATGGCGAGCACAAGGTCGCCGTCGAGCTGGTCCTCTACATCCCGTACATCGTGATCGGCGCCGACGAGGTGCTGCACATCGAAGAGAAGGACTCCAAGACCATGAGGGCCAAGAAGGCGGTGGCGGCATGA
- a CDS encoding carbohydrate ABC transporter permease, with protein MTVTIQQDSTRTITVPPSARNTPPPRVRGRRPLLQFGHWWWALPAVLVVIGVHYVATLTGGFFAFTNWTGLGDWDFIGLDNFERIFNDPQLLGSVWNTLFLAFGSVILTNVLGLLYALAINRMLKTRYLLRTLLFMPVVLSPLAVAYVWKFIFQFDGPLNGFLGLLGLEEFQKVWLADPTWSIWAILITVVWQQTGFVMVIYLAGLASVPVEIEEAAALDGAGIWGRFWHVVVPAIRPSIAIATTLGIIQGLRIFDQILALTGGGPAGATETLATQVYKQAFSLGQFGFGSALALVLTLIILVFAIFQQYITRDRSVGKA; from the coding sequence ATGACCGTGACGATCCAACAGGACAGCACTCGCACCATCACCGTGCCGCCCTCCGCGCGGAACACGCCGCCGCCCCGGGTGCGCGGCCGGAGGCCGCTTCTCCAGTTCGGACACTGGTGGTGGGCACTGCCCGCTGTGCTCGTCGTGATCGGCGTCCACTACGTCGCGACCCTCACCGGCGGCTTCTTCGCCTTCACGAACTGGACCGGCCTCGGCGACTGGGACTTCATCGGCCTCGACAACTTCGAGCGCATCTTCAACGACCCGCAGCTGCTCGGCTCGGTGTGGAACACGCTGTTCCTCGCGTTCGGTTCGGTCATCCTCACGAACGTCCTCGGCCTGCTCTATGCGCTCGCGATCAATCGCATGCTGAAGACCCGGTACCTGCTCCGCACCCTGCTGTTCATGCCGGTGGTGCTCAGCCCGCTGGCCGTCGCATACGTGTGGAAGTTCATCTTCCAGTTCGACGGGCCGCTCAACGGATTCCTCGGCCTGCTCGGGCTCGAGGAGTTCCAGAAGGTCTGGCTCGCCGACCCGACCTGGTCGATCTGGGCCATCCTCATCACGGTCGTCTGGCAGCAGACCGGCTTCGTCATGGTCATCTACCTCGCAGGCCTCGCAAGCGTTCCCGTCGAGATCGAGGAGGCCGCGGCGCTGGACGGCGCAGGCATCTGGGGCCGGTTCTGGCACGTGGTGGTGCCCGCCATCCGCCCCTCGATCGCCATCGCGACGACCCTCGGCATCATCCAGGGCCTGCGTATCTTCGACCAGATCCTCGCCCTGACCGGCGGCGGACCCGCCGGCGCGACCGAGACGCTCGCGACGCAGGTCTACAAGCAGGCGTTCTCGCTCGGCCAGTTCGGCTTCGGCTCGGCGCTCGCCCTGGTGCTCACGCTCATCATCCTCGTGTTCGCCATCTTCCAGCAGTACATCACCCGCGACCGCTCGGTCGGGAAGGCCTGA
- a CDS encoding sugar phosphate isomerase/epimerase family protein: MNLRQAQGPELGTPIQGVTLYSFTRAFHGREYDLEGLIRKAAAEGFGPGLEIIGFSSFRGFPEIDDNYAGWFKDLIAETGLVTTSLAVNADIGIHRDRLLTQDELLEYMRRQIAAAAKLGFPIARVQISITPDSMEALAPIAEEYGVTLALEVHADQYASHPRILALRDRYEKVGSPFLGFTMDWGATVSGFAPSLIEAYRRRGASEELLNAVTGLWDEFFQQGPPADQAEHGQRFGRFIGLAAQHGRPDLGIDMGINATGLFGPARVDDWLEIFPWIKHVHGKFFGIDDQHEEPSVPVRDLIRLLVQNGYNGAISSEYEGWHWNSWQSPFDIIRDEQAVQRSAAADAGSRMTTDLAEARAQLAAWLPTTQGASA, translated from the coding sequence ATGAACCTTCGACAGGCTCAGGGACCGGAACTCGGCACGCCCATCCAAGGCGTGACGCTCTACAGCTTCACGCGCGCCTTCCACGGCCGCGAGTACGACCTCGAGGGCCTCATCCGCAAGGCAGCGGCCGAGGGCTTCGGCCCGGGCCTGGAGATCATCGGGTTCTCGAGCTTCCGCGGCTTCCCCGAGATCGACGACAACTACGCCGGCTGGTTCAAGGACCTCATCGCCGAGACGGGGCTGGTCACGACCTCGCTCGCGGTCAACGCCGACATCGGCATCCATCGCGATCGCCTGCTCACGCAGGACGAACTGCTGGAGTACATGCGCCGCCAGATCGCCGCCGCGGCGAAGCTCGGCTTCCCGATCGCGCGTGTGCAGATCTCGATCACGCCCGACTCGATGGAGGCGCTCGCCCCCATCGCCGAGGAGTACGGCGTCACGCTCGCGCTCGAAGTGCACGCCGACCAGTACGCCTCGCACCCGCGCATCTTGGCGCTGCGCGACCGCTATGAGAAGGTCGGCTCGCCCTTCCTCGGCTTCACGATGGACTGGGGTGCGACGGTCTCGGGTTTCGCGCCCTCGCTCATCGAGGCGTACCGCCGCCGCGGCGCCTCGGAAGAGTTGCTGAACGCCGTCACCGGGTTGTGGGACGAGTTCTTCCAGCAGGGCCCCCCGGCCGACCAAGCCGAGCACGGTCAGCGCTTCGGTCGCTTCATCGGCCTCGCCGCCCAGCACGGGCGACCCGACCTCGGGATCGACATGGGCATCAACGCGACCGGCCTGTTCGGCCCGGCCCGCGTGGACGACTGGCTCGAGATCTTCCCGTGGATCAAGCACGTGCACGGCAAGTTCTTCGGCATCGACGACCAGCACGAGGAGCCGTCGGTCCCGGTGCGCGACCTCATTCGCCTGCTCGTGCAGAACGGCTACAACGGCGCGATCTCGAGCGAGTACGAGGGCTGGCACTGGAACTCCTGGCAGAGCCCGTTCGACATCATCCGCGACGAGCAGGCCGTGCAGCGTTCTGCCGCCGCCGACGCCGGCTCGCGCATGACGACCGACCTCGCCGAGGCGCGGGCCCAGCTCGCCGCCTGGCTGCCCACCACCCAAGGAGCATCCGCATGA
- a CDS encoding glycosyl hydrolase: MSSDRLWNAFVDPPDESRPRAWWHWMDGNVDPVGVERDLRWLHAVGVRGAQLFDGGMGGPLVMPQPVRPGSPEWLEAVDTAERVAAELGMELAVATSSGWSASGGPWVEPDDAMKKVVWAEVAVTGSGTEPVVVELPDLPAVAGPYQDSPRWGAASDSRWATDWRVLAFPANAGHEPLAPTRVHASAPVGDVTSLTDGLFGPSLTLPRDPDGWSSAWIEHEFDQPVTVRSVAVGLPGPRGFGAAPPPTAVLQASDDGAAYRDVAELPASAIPARTASFPAVTARRFRLVLSAASAADALPPLADGVRMPPVLRKSDAFAISEFALHTGGRVHVGEAKAGFGVVADYFAVPTPADAGPDSGVVDPATVVDVTGHVHESVLRWDAPPGRWTILRLGASLTGQTNGPAPADSTGLEVDKLDGERVRRYLATHLRRFGVEGAGAPSASPGFTALLSDSIEAGPQNWTERIHEHVARLRGYDPTAFLPTLAGYLVGSAEGSDRFLYDYRRTLAELLAGEYYGTLAEEAHRRGMAYYAEALEDGRPQLGDDLAMRAHADVPMGAMWTFDPADGPRPTYVADVKGAASVAHVHGRKHVGAEAFSSFDQPWSWTPQNLKHVADLQLSLGVTRFCIHTSPHQPLAAPPPGIALAPFLGQAFTVNETWASMAGPWIDYLARCSALLAMGRADVDVAVFVGEEAPVTGLFEHALDTAVPSGFDFDYVGAGAVRDVLRVVDGSIEADGATYRALYLGGSSERMTLPTLLAIERMLDAGATLIGNRPVASPSLADDADAFRAACDRVWSAGRARGRVVATPNLAAALTGLGLRPALSVDGPPVRRIGRIIDGRRVTFLANPAEASVELRLTTDRNAPPLVAWDPVAVRTLALEPAVATHTPEGRMAYTVSLPPFGSIFVLESDTPPRAPGAERIVRMPLEGTWTLSLPDGFEASVSPRPRRWTELDDHARAFSGIGTYRLDVELEPAQLDAHRVELDLGSVHDIARVTLNDVECGIAWTAPFHVDVTAALRPGRNTIEVEVATPWRNRLIGEAGAPSGDLLEPLTRVFEPTASPLPAGLGGPVTLIAHAAVPIERIA; the protein is encoded by the coding sequence ATGAGCTCCGACCGCCTGTGGAACGCCTTCGTCGACCCGCCCGACGAGTCACGGCCCCGCGCGTGGTGGCACTGGATGGACGGGAACGTCGACCCGGTCGGCGTCGAGCGCGACCTCCGCTGGCTGCACGCGGTGGGCGTGCGCGGCGCGCAACTCTTCGACGGCGGGATGGGCGGACCGCTCGTGATGCCCCAGCCCGTTCGGCCGGGCAGCCCGGAGTGGCTGGAAGCGGTCGACACCGCCGAGCGCGTCGCGGCGGAGCTCGGCATGGAACTGGCCGTCGCGACGTCGTCGGGATGGAGCGCCTCGGGTGGACCGTGGGTCGAGCCCGACGACGCGATGAAGAAGGTCGTGTGGGCCGAGGTCGCGGTCACCGGCTCGGGGACGGAACCGGTCGTCGTCGAGCTGCCGGACCTGCCGGCGGTCGCAGGGCCGTACCAGGACAGCCCCCGGTGGGGCGCGGCATCCGACTCGCGCTGGGCGACGGACTGGCGGGTGCTCGCTTTTCCGGCGAACGCGGGGCACGAGCCCCTCGCTCCGACACGGGTCCACGCCTCGGCGCCTGTCGGCGACGTCACGTCGCTGACCGACGGCCTGTTCGGTCCGTCGCTCACGCTGCCGCGCGACCCGGACGGCTGGTCGTCGGCATGGATCGAGCACGAGTTCGACCAGCCGGTGACAGTGCGCTCCGTCGCGGTCGGGCTGCCGGGTCCGCGCGGGTTCGGGGCGGCACCGCCGCCTACGGCGGTGCTGCAGGCGAGCGACGACGGCGCGGCGTACCGGGATGTCGCAGAGCTTCCGGCGTCGGCGATCCCCGCACGCACCGCGAGCTTCCCGGCGGTGACCGCACGGCGCTTCCGCCTGGTGCTCTCCGCGGCGAGCGCCGCGGATGCGCTTCCGCCTCTGGCGGATGGCGTGCGGATGCCGCCCGTGCTCCGGAAATCCGATGCGTTCGCGATCTCGGAGTTCGCGCTCCACACCGGCGGGCGCGTGCACGTCGGGGAGGCCAAGGCCGGATTCGGTGTCGTGGCGGACTACTTCGCGGTGCCCACGCCCGCCGATGCGGGCCCAGACTCGGGCGTCGTGGATCCCGCCACGGTCGTCGACGTCACCGGACACGTGCACGAAAGCGTCCTCCGGTGGGATGCGCCGCCCGGGCGCTGGACGATCCTGCGGCTGGGCGCCTCGCTCACGGGACAGACCAACGGGCCCGCGCCCGCGGACTCGACCGGACTGGAGGTCGACAAGCTCGACGGCGAGCGCGTGCGCCGGTACCTCGCCACGCACCTGCGGCGCTTCGGGGTCGAGGGTGCGGGAGCGCCATCCGCCTCGCCGGGCTTCACGGCGCTGCTCAGCGACAGCATCGAGGCCGGCCCGCAGAACTGGACCGAGCGCATCCACGAGCACGTCGCGCGCCTGCGCGGCTACGACCCGACCGCGTTCCTGCCGACGCTGGCCGGCTACCTCGTCGGGAGCGCTGAGGGGTCGGATCGGTTCCTGTACGACTACCGCCGAACCCTCGCCGAACTGCTCGCCGGCGAGTACTACGGGACGCTGGCTGAGGAGGCGCATCGCCGAGGCATGGCCTACTACGCCGAGGCCCTCGAGGACGGGAGACCCCAGCTCGGCGACGATCTCGCGATGCGCGCGCACGCCGACGTGCCGATGGGCGCGATGTGGACCTTCGATCCGGCCGACGGGCCGCGTCCGACCTATGTCGCCGACGTCAAGGGCGCTGCCTCGGTCGCGCATGTGCACGGCCGGAAACACGTCGGCGCCGAAGCGTTCAGCTCGTTCGACCAGCCCTGGTCGTGGACGCCGCAGAACCTCAAGCACGTCGCCGACCTGCAGCTCTCGCTCGGCGTGACGCGCTTCTGCATCCACACCTCGCCGCACCAGCCGCTCGCGGCACCTCCGCCGGGCATCGCCCTGGCACCCTTCCTCGGACAGGCGTTCACCGTGAACGAGACGTGGGCGTCGATGGCCGGTCCGTGGATCGACTACCTGGCGCGATGCTCGGCGCTCCTTGCGATGGGCCGGGCCGACGTCGACGTCGCCGTGTTCGTCGGCGAGGAGGCGCCGGTCACGGGCCTCTTCGAGCATGCCCTCGACACGGCGGTGCCCTCGGGGTTCGACTTCGACTACGTCGGCGCCGGCGCCGTGCGCGACGTGCTCCGGGTGGTCGACGGGTCGATCGAAGCCGACGGCGCGACGTACCGCGCCCTGTACCTCGGCGGGTCGAGCGAGCGCATGACGCTGCCGACGCTGCTCGCCATCGAGCGCATGCTCGACGCCGGCGCCACGCTCATCGGGAACCGCCCCGTGGCGTCGCCGTCCCTCGCCGACGACGCGGATGCCTTCCGAGCCGCCTGCGACCGGGTCTGGAGCGCGGGCCGGGCGCGAGGACGCGTCGTCGCCACCCCGAACCTCGCCGCGGCCCTCACGGGACTCGGCCTGCGGCCGGCGCTGTCGGTGGACGGCCCGCCGGTGCGGCGGATCGGGCGGATCATCGACGGTCGTCGGGTGACGTTCCTCGCGAACCCGGCCGAGGCATCGGTCGAGCTGCGCCTGACGACCGATCGCAACGCTCCTCCGCTCGTGGCGTGGGATCCGGTCGCCGTGCGGACGCTGGCGCTGGAGCCGGCTGTCGCGACCCACACGCCGGAGGGCCGCATGGCGTACACGGTGTCCCTTCCTCCGTTCGGGTCGATCTTCGTGCTCGAGTCGGACACGCCGCCTCGGGCGCCTGGAGCGGAGCGCATCGTGAGGATGCCGCTCGAGGGGACGTGGACGCTCAGCCTGCCGGACGGCTTCGAGGCCTCGGTCTCGCCCCGGCCGCGGCGGTGGACCGAACTCGACGATCACGCGCGCGCTTTCTCGGGAATCGGCACCTACCGCCTCGACGTCGAGCTCGAACCCGCGCAACTGGATGCGCACCGAGTCGAGCTCGACCTCGGGTCGGTGCACGACATCGCCCGCGTGACGCTGAACGACGTGGAGTGCGGCATCGCGTGGACGGCCCCGTTCCACGTCGACGTGACCGCGGCGCTGCGGCCCGGCCGGAACACCATCGAGGTCGAGGTGGCGACGCCCTGGCGCAACCGGCTCATAGGGGAAGCTGGTGCGCCGAGCGGCGACCTGCTCGAACCGCTGACGCGCGTCTTCGAGCCGACCGCTTCGCCGCTTCCAGCCGGGCTCGGCGGGCCGGTGACGCTGATCGCCCACGCCGCCGTTCCGATCGAGCGGATCGCGTGA
- a CDS encoding ABC transporter substrate-binding protein, translating to MPQHAQHPATMPLRWSLLVAPVAGALILSGCAAGGGDDGGDSGGDSAAADSFSVMVAQANDQDVAYQELITQYSEETGVDVEVIPYPSEAYNTQLTTQLQAGNAADAMILAPGTGQPISVISLAEAGFLEPVDETSADVIPEGTESMYEVDGKIYAQPTSLSVSGFVYNPAAGEEVGVDEFPSSFDDLLEACKTARDGGKSFAVIAGGVPFNTGLLAQIVSATRVYAETPDWNQQRADGDVTFADSDGWKQTLEDIITMNEEGCYQDGAAGGTFDSITNGLGGGSALSAPVPGSAATSINAGAGLETDVQAFPPADGQDAFALASANYAWGINAAAEDGAKAAVQQFLDWAAEPEQAKTFADLFGAVPISGISADTLLPVYQPIAELLESGAYAGLPNAEWPNPAVYDALGVGVQGLLTGQKTVDQVLEEMDAAWG from the coding sequence ATGCCTCAGCACGCACAGCACCCCGCGACCATGCCACTGCGATGGTCGCTCCTCGTGGCGCCGGTCGCCGGCGCCCTGATCCTCTCCGGCTGCGCCGCCGGCGGTGGCGATGACGGCGGCGACTCAGGAGGCGACTCCGCGGCGGCCGACAGCTTCTCGGTCATGGTCGCCCAAGCCAACGACCAGGACGTGGCGTACCAGGAGCTCATCACGCAGTACTCCGAGGAGACCGGCGTCGACGTCGAGGTGATCCCCTACCCGTCGGAGGCGTACAACACGCAGCTCACGACGCAGCTCCAGGCCGGCAACGCGGCCGACGCCATGATCCTGGCGCCGGGCACCGGCCAGCCCATCTCGGTCATCTCGCTCGCCGAGGCGGGCTTCCTCGAGCCGGTCGACGAGACCTCCGCCGACGTCATCCCCGAGGGCACCGAGTCGATGTACGAGGTGGACGGCAAGATCTACGCGCAGCCGACCTCGCTCTCGGTCTCCGGCTTCGTCTACAACCCGGCTGCGGGCGAGGAGGTCGGCGTGGACGAGTTCCCGTCGTCGTTCGACGACCTGCTCGAGGCCTGCAAGACGGCCCGGGACGGCGGCAAGTCCTTCGCCGTGATCGCGGGTGGCGTGCCGTTCAACACGGGCCTCCTCGCCCAGATCGTCTCGGCGACGCGCGTCTACGCCGAGACGCCCGACTGGAACCAGCAGCGCGCCGACGGCGACGTGACGTTCGCGGACAGCGACGGTTGGAAGCAGACGCTCGAGGACATCATCACGATGAACGAGGAGGGCTGCTACCAGGACGGCGCCGCGGGTGGAACGTTCGACTCCATCACCAACGGCCTCGGTGGCGGTTCGGCGCTCAGCGCACCGGTTCCGGGCTCGGCGGCGACGTCGATCAACGCGGGCGCGGGCCTCGAGACCGACGTCCAGGCCTTCCCGCCCGCTGACGGACAGGACGCCTTCGCGCTCGCCTCGGCGAACTACGCGTGGGGCATCAACGCGGCCGCCGAGGACGGCGCCAAGGCCGCGGTGCAGCAGTTCCTCGACTGGGCCGCCGAGCCCGAGCAGGCGAAGACCTTCGCGGACCTCTTCGGCGCCGTGCCCATCTCCGGCATCAGTGCCGACACGCTGCTCCCCGTCTACCAGCCGATCGCCGAGCTGCTCGAGTCGGGCGCCTACGCGGGCCTTCCGAACGCCGAGTGGCCGAACCCGGCCGTGTACGACGCCCTCGGCGTCGGCGTCCAGGGCCTCCTGACCGGCCAGAAGACCGTCGACCAGGTGCTCGAGGAGATGGACGCCGCCTGGGGTTGA
- a CDS encoding carbohydrate ABC transporter permease → MFRYTKLTAFRELLVWLVTLVGLLPFYLLIVTALKDDQEVLTTSAMAPPSSIDFGAFVEVLTTGGRNSIPMSILNSVIITVGAIAGLVLLGSITAYVIARRTQAWSNLTYYLVLIAIILPAQLGTVPLYIGARSVGLTGNALGMILLWIGILLPLSIFLYASFFRGLTTEYEEAAVIDGASPTQAFFRVVLPLMAPATGTVAILAGLIVWNDFFNSLIFLGGSATQTLPVAMYTYVGGLVSAWNKIFAVVIISMIPILLFYMFAQKRFIQGFAGGLKG, encoded by the coding sequence ATGTTCCGCTACACCAAGCTCACCGCGTTCCGCGAGCTGCTCGTCTGGCTGGTCACGCTCGTCGGCCTGCTGCCGTTCTACCTGCTCATCGTCACTGCGCTGAAGGACGACCAGGAGGTGCTGACGACCAGCGCGATGGCGCCGCCCTCGTCGATCGACTTCGGAGCGTTCGTCGAGGTGCTGACCACCGGTGGACGCAACAGCATCCCGATGAGCATCCTGAACAGCGTGATCATCACGGTCGGAGCGATCGCGGGCCTCGTGCTCCTCGGCTCGATCACGGCCTACGTGATCGCCCGGCGCACGCAGGCGTGGAGCAACCTCACCTATTACCTCGTGCTGATCGCGATCATCCTGCCGGCGCAGCTCGGCACCGTTCCGCTGTACATCGGTGCGCGCTCGGTCGGGCTGACGGGCAACGCGCTGGGCATGATCCTGCTCTGGATCGGCATCCTGCTGCCGCTGTCGATCTTCCTCTACGCGAGCTTCTTCCGCGGCCTCACGACGGAGTACGAGGAGGCGGCCGTCATCGACGGCGCGTCGCCGACGCAGGCGTTCTTCCGGGTGGTGCTCCCGCTGATGGCGCCGGCCACCGGCACGGTCGCCATCCTCGCCGGACTCATCGTCTGGAACGACTTCTTCAACTCGCTGATCTTCCTCGGCGGATCGGCGACCCAGACCCTTCCCGTCGCGATGTACACGTACGTGGGTGGCCTGGTCTCGGCGTGGAACAAGATCTTCGCGGTCGTGATCATCTCGATGATCCCGATCCTGCTCTTCTACATGTTCGCGCAGAAGCGCTTCATCCAGGGCTTCGCCGGCGGCCTGAAGGGCTGA